The genomic segment CTCCAACACGTGATCACTGACCAAGCAGTCGTCGATGGTGGTCTGGATGCCGATTCCGTTGAGCGCTTTGCCTTGCACCACCAGCTCTGATTGACGTTTTGGGCGGCCGTTCGGACGTTCAACCGAGTCCAGTGGCAGAAATTGAGATCCCTGCTGGCTCACGATCCAGTTGCAGAACAAGCCACGACCATCAGGCAGGTTGAACAGTGCTTTGGCGCGGTAGACATCGCCGTAAGCCCCGTTGACCAACTCAAACCAAAAACTGCTCAGGCTGCCGGGGTCCCAGACGCTGTCATGAAGGCCGAGCGTCCAGGCCTCCAGCCTGTTGAAGGCCAAGGTGTCCTGGTTGATCAGCTCAGGATCCAGGCCGAAGTGCAGCACACGGTCTGGCCGCAGCCGATAGGCATCCAGTTGCTGAAGGATCGCTGGATCAAGAGATTCAAGATTGGATGCAGCTGGCGCCTGAAATTGCTGCACTTCGATGAGGTTCAGGGCATTGCTTGCAGCGCCGGCGGCCTTGCCGGTCTGATCCGATAAATCCTGCAGATCTGGGATCTGATCGCGTAACCAGGTCCGGTCGATGCAGTGATCACGCCCCTGCTCCAGTCCATGTTGCGAAGGAACCTCCAGTCGCAGATATCCGCAGCTTCCTTTGTGGCTTTTCAACTTGTTGCGGATCCAGGTGGTTTTGCCGCAGCCAGGTGGTCCCGCGATCAACCAGGTTGTGCCCATGGCCGTCTGTCTGCTGAGGACGAGGAAGTGACGTCCCAAAAGTGGGAATCATTCTCATTCTGTTGGTCTTTGTCCCTGCTTGTCCACTCCCTCGCCTCACTTGTGAGGCTTGGGAGGACAGGACTCTCTTTGCATCGTTGGCAGAAGAGGACCAAGGGGTGAACCTTGAACCTCGGTCCACATCTTGACTCAGTAACCCGCGAAGGGTGTGGAGGAGTGATGCACAACGATGCGAAGCGCGCCGTTGTCATCTCGTAGATACCCGAAGGTTTTGTCCACCTTGCTCATGGTTCCATCGGCGGCTTCGAGGTGCACCCAACCCATGGCATTGGCGGTGTTACCGAAGCTCTGGATGACGAAGATTTCGGGCACACACTTCACCCAGGGGCTGCGGTTGTCCCCAGGGGTGCCGATCGCGAATCCGGAATCATCAAAGGCTGGGTCTTCGCCAATGAAATACGACAAGGCACCGCTGCGTGTTTCACGAAATGTGGTGTCGCCTTTGGCCCAGGTTGGTTTGAAGGCCACAGGACCAAACTGGTAACCGTAGGCCGCGTCGATGATCTCTCCTGCCAACGGCTTGGATTTGGCGATTCCCCCATCGTTGTGAGCTTTGCTGATCGCCAGGAGGGCTTCGCACCAACCTTCCTGAGCCGCTTTCACTTCTGTGACGCTGATGTTGTCTGCCATCACGGCAGGCTTCGCATCAGCAGCCGCACTATGAATGGCGACGGATGACAGGGACGCTGCAGCGACGAGGGACAGCTGAATAAAAGACTTGAACATCTCAAACGTTATGACTTCGATAGTCTTGATAAGAGAACTGAAGAATTTGCGGATTTAACTCAATGATTTCAGTTTTGGAATGATGAGTGTCAGCTTGCGAGCACAACACCTCAGAAGGATGGTTTAACGATGGTCCCAATCGAGTCATTTCCCAAGCAAGAATTGCCTCGAGGTTGGTTGCTGAGGAGTCCAGCATGAGGGCGATGGCTCGATCGTAGAAAACGACGGTCCGGCCTCAATGTTGTGACCTATTGCCGGCGCAAGGCCTTGTGCAGATCGGCTTCGTCGAGGCATGGCATCCAGCGGCCGTTGTTTTCATGCACACCCTCGCATCCGATCTCTCGGGCCCGCTTTTCCGCTTCAGCTTTTGTATCGTAAATACCCTTCCCATGGGGGAATGCCGGCGGTGGAAGCAGTGTGAGCACTCCCAGACCTGTTAGGACAGCAATTTGTTCGAGTCGTTTGAGAGTTGTCATTGCTGCAGAGAGAAGGGAGACGGTGTTGGAGTGCAAAAAACTTTTGTTTATTGGTTTAAATACCATTTGTTCAGGAGAAGGTTGGAACCATACTTTATTTTTGCGTCCACAACCTGCCGGACGGTCGAAACCGCTTAACGACAATCAAGCATTGTTTGTTCGGAACCGCTTTCCATCTTACACAGTCCCTGGCTTTGAGAATGCCTGGAAAGACTGTCTTTACTCGGTGTCATTGTGTTGAATGTTTTGCTGCGATGATTAGATGCACAATAGCGACTATCACTCCAAAACCCTAGCTAATGATATTGTGAAACTGCAATGTAATGATTGGCATCATTGATTCATGCAGATGATGAATTAATACTAAAGTCAACGTAATGTCTTAAATTCGTCAGGAAAAATTTTTGCGTCAGGAAATCACACAAGGATCTTGATTCAAACCGTTTCGCTTTTCTCAAGAACAAATCCGAAACTTGAGAAAATCTGTTCGTTTTGATGCTTGATGATTCGATTGCCCTGGCGCAGCTCCAGTTCAAAACCACTTCGATCGAGCTGTCGCATCAGGGCCGCTGCATCTTCGAATCGTTGCGCCATGGATGCAAGCGTCGGACAGTCTGCGGAGAGAGTGGACTCGTCCCAGGTGAAGGAAGCCATGGCTTGTTGGATGGTTGTGACGACTGAGGCTGAAGATTCAGACCCTGCCACTATAGGAATTTCTTCCAGATTCCTTCGATTCATTTGGGCACAGTCATGACGGATGTATCGGTTGCCACTTTTTTGTCATCATCGAGTCGAACAGGCTGTTGTTTGTTTGTTCTTCGCACGGCAAGCCTCTTTTCGATTGCTGCCACTTATCTGGAGATCAATTGATCAACTGGCTTTAAAAATTCCACGCACGAATGCCTCCATCCGCATCGATGGCTGCCAAGCAGCTATCTCCTGGTTGCCAATCCCGAGCACTGATGCATTGACTGAGGGTGCACCCTCTAATTGGCTGCCATGTCAGATCAGACCAGATATTTAACCCAACGCACTCGTCATTTGGTGGAGTTGAAGGACTCACCGTCGCTTGCGTCTATGATCAGGTCAGATGAGTTTTAGA from the Synechococcus sp. KORDI-100 genome contains:
- a CDS encoding DUF3721 domain-containing protein, coding for MSLSGFDRPAGCGRKNKVWFQPSPEQMVFKPINKSFLHSNTVSLLSAAMTTLKRLEQIAVLTGLGVLTLLPPPAFPHGKGIYDTKAEAEKRAREIGCEGVHENNGRWMPCLDEADLHKALRRQ
- a CDS encoding ATPase; this encodes MGTTWLIAGPPGCGKTTWIRNKLKSHKGSCGYLRLEVPSQHGLEQGRDHCIDRTWLRDQIPDLQDLSDQTGKAAGAASNALNLIEVQQFQAPAASNLESLDPAILQQLDAYRLRPDRVLHFGLDPELINQDTLAFNRLEAWTLGLHDSVWDPGSLSSFWFELVNGAYGDVYRAKALFNLPDGRGLFCNWIVSQQGSQFLPLDSVERPNGRPKRQSELVVQGKALNGIGIQTTIDDCLVSDHVLEMHQAPIRDQQPQAALN